One segment of Pseudomonas pohangensis DNA contains the following:
- the moaE gene encoding molybdopterin synthase catalytic subunit MoaE, protein MAIRVQTAAFDPGAELNALHAANLGIGAVVGFVGYVRDFNEGREVAGMLLEHYPGMTEKALAKIEAEARERWPLLGVEILHRVGPLQPGEPIVFVGTTSAHRQAAFESCDFIMDYLKTRAPFWKKEGTAEGARWVEGRASDQQAAQRWE, encoded by the coding sequence ATGGCTATTCGCGTACAGACGGCAGCCTTCGATCCGGGCGCTGAACTGAATGCGCTGCATGCCGCCAATCTGGGTATCGGTGCAGTGGTCGGTTTTGTCGGTTATGTGCGTGACTTCAACGAGGGCCGGGAAGTCGCCGGCATGCTGCTGGAGCACTATCCGGGCATGACCGAAAAAGCCCTGGCGAAGATCGAGGCCGAAGCGCGTGAACGCTGGCCGCTGCTCGGGGTGGAGATTCTGCATCGGGTCGGCCCGCTGCAACCGGGCGAGCCGATCGTGTTTGTCGGCACCACCAGCGCCCACCGGCAAGCCGCGTTCGAGTCCTGTGACTTCATCATGGACTACCTGAAAACCCGCGCGCCGTTCTGGAAGAAGGAAGGCACTGCCGAGGGTGCGCGCTGGGTGGAAGGGCGCGCCAGCGACCAGCAAGCGGCGCAGCGCTGGGAGTGA
- a CDS encoding putative nucleotidyltransferase substrate binding domain-containing protein translates to MSKADAFDQTGKIAVQQNIQGTLDFLNKFPPFNQMDTAHLGYMVENCKLRFYAAGDTIIKPQDGPVEYFYVVKQGRIHGKRADAEPSDEQNTFEISTGECFPIAALLGERATRTEHLAAIDTFCLLLAKPAFIRLFTNSNPFRDFALRGVSSLLDQVNQQVQARAAESLGSQYSLETTLGELSMRQPLTCPPTETLQGAVRLMHDLQVGSIVIAEEDMKPLGIFTLRDLRKSIAREHTDLQQPISQLMTPNPFHLPSRASAFDAAIAMTERHIAHVCVVDNGRLCGVISERDLFSLQRVDLVHLARTIRNAASIEALVLMRDDIRKLVDRMLAHGASSTQITHLITLLNDHTVCRVIELCIKELGDPGIAFSWLVFGSEGRREQTLHTDQDNGILFDAADAQEAERIRQQLLPLARRINEALDQCEFTLCKGNIMASNPQLCLSQKEWANRLSGFVYEATPENLLGSTIYFDLRVVWGPEEGCQQLRQDLLEQIAGNSLFQKMMAANALTHRPPLGGFFRDFSVARKGSEKDTLDLKVQGLTPFVDAARLLALANGVEDCSTLERLDQLVRKGVIEALDGAAYEEAYRYIQLIRMQLHQSQAKAGLPFSNRIDPDDLNDLDRRVLRESFRQAQRLQSSLALRYQL, encoded by the coding sequence ATGAGCAAGGCGGACGCTTTCGACCAGACGGGCAAGATCGCCGTTCAGCAGAACATTCAGGGCACGCTGGATTTCCTGAACAAGTTCCCGCCCTTCAATCAGATGGACACCGCCCATCTGGGCTACATGGTGGAGAACTGCAAGTTACGCTTCTATGCCGCAGGCGACACCATCATCAAGCCCCAGGACGGCCCGGTGGAGTATTTCTACGTGGTCAAGCAGGGGCGCATTCACGGCAAGCGCGCCGATGCCGAACCGAGTGACGAGCAGAACACCTTCGAGATCAGCACCGGCGAATGCTTCCCGATAGCCGCCCTGCTGGGTGAGCGTGCTACCCGCACCGAGCACCTGGCGGCGATTGATACTTTCTGCCTGCTGCTGGCCAAGCCGGCGTTTATCCGCCTGTTCACCAATTCCAACCCGTTTCGCGACTTCGCCCTGCGCGGAGTCAGCAGCCTGCTCGACCAGGTCAACCAGCAGGTGCAGGCACGTGCGGCGGAGTCGCTGGGTTCGCAATACTCCCTGGAAACCACCCTCGGCGAACTGTCAATGCGCCAGCCGTTGACCTGCCCGCCCACAGAAACACTGCAAGGCGCGGTCCGCCTGATGCACGATCTGCAGGTCGGCAGTATCGTCATTGCTGAAGAAGACATGAAACCGCTGGGCATCTTCACCCTGCGCGATCTACGCAAGAGCATCGCCCGGGAGCACACCGATCTGCAGCAGCCGATCAGTCAGCTGATGACACCCAACCCGTTCCATCTGCCGTCCCGCGCCAGCGCCTTCGATGCCGCCATTGCCATGACCGAGCGGCATATCGCCCACGTCTGCGTGGTCGACAACGGCCGGCTGTGCGGTGTGATTTCCGAGCGCGACCTGTTTTCCCTGCAGCGCGTTGATCTGGTACATCTGGCCCGGACCATCCGCAATGCCGCCTCCATCGAAGCACTGGTACTGATGCGCGACGACATCCGCAAGCTGGTGGACCGCATGCTCGCCCATGGCGCCAGCTCCACCCAGATCACCCACCTGATCACCCTGCTCAACGATCACACCGTTTGCCGCGTGATCGAGCTGTGTATCAAGGAGCTCGGCGATCCGGGCATCGCTTTCAGCTGGCTGGTGTTCGGCAGCGAGGGACGCCGCGAGCAGACCCTGCATACCGACCAGGACAACGGCATCCTGTTCGATGCGGCCGATGCCCAGGAGGCCGAACGCATTCGCCAGCAATTGCTGCCGCTGGCCCGGCGCATCAACGAAGCCCTCGACCAGTGTGAGTTCACCCTGTGCAAGGGCAACATCATGGCCAGCAACCCGCAGCTGTGCCTGTCGCAAAAAGAGTGGGCCAACCGCCTTTCCGGCTTCGTCTACGAAGCCACTCCCGAGAATCTGCTCGGCTCCACCATCTACTTCGACCTGCGCGTGGTCTGGGGCCCGGAAGAAGGCTGCCAGCAATTGCGCCAGGACCTGCTCGAACAGATTGCCGGCAACAGCCTGTTCCAGAAAATGATGGCAGCCAATGCCCTGACCCACCGGCCACCGCTGGGTGGTTTCTTCCGCGATTTCAGTGTGGCGCGCAAGGGCTCGGAAAAAGACACCCTCGACCTCAAGGTGCAGGGGCTCACGCCTTTTGTCGATGCCGCGCGCCTGCTCGCGCTGGCCAATGGCGTTGAAGACTGCAGCACGCTGGAGCGGCTTGACCAGCTGGTCAGGAAGGGCGTCATCGAAGCACTGGATGGCGCTGCCTATGAAGAAGCCTACCGTTACATCCAGCTGATTCGCATGCAGCTGCACCAGTCACAGGCCAAGGCCGGATTGCCGTTTTCCAACCGCATCGACCCCGACGATCTCAACGATCTGGACCGCCGCGTACTGCGCGAGTCCTTCCGTCAGGCGCAGCGCCTGCAATCCAGTCTCGCGTTACGTTACCAGCTATGA
- a CDS encoding dipeptidase: protein MRKALLALLILAAIGLTVFFNVPGYVDRDFNRVLNPAPYSASAQASALHARLFVADLHDDALLWQRDLLQRIDYGHTDLPRLLEGNVGLQVFSTVTKTPRGLNYERNSGDSDSVTMLVMAQRWPRATWTSLLQRALYQSEKLHSAAANSQGQLRIIRTRDDLRSYLADREKQPKQLAGLLATEGLHPLQGQLENIDKLYDAGFRMTGLTHFFDNEVGGSAHGIDKGGLTDFGRQVIPRLQQKHMLVDLAHASKPLIDDVLAISTQPVVVSHTGVAGTCPGPRNLTDQHLKAIAATGGIIGIGYWDGAVCDPSINNIIKAIRYSADLVGVEHVALGSDYDGATSVPFDTTGLVQITQGLLDAGFSEQEIAAIMGGNIRDLLLKTLPQS from the coding sequence ATGCGCAAAGCCCTGCTTGCCCTGCTGATCCTTGCGGCCATCGGCCTGACGGTTTTCTTCAACGTGCCGGGCTATGTCGATCGGGACTTCAACCGGGTGCTGAACCCTGCGCCTTACAGCGCCAGCGCGCAGGCCAGTGCACTGCACGCCCGGCTGTTTGTGGCCGACCTGCACGATGATGCCCTGCTCTGGCAACGCGACCTGCTGCAGCGCATCGACTATGGCCACACCGACCTGCCGCGCCTGCTCGAAGGCAACGTCGGACTGCAGGTGTTCTCCACCGTCACCAAGACTCCGCGCGGGCTCAACTATGAGCGCAACAGCGGCGACAGCGACAGCGTAACCATGCTGGTGATGGCCCAGCGCTGGCCACGGGCAACCTGGACCAGCCTGCTGCAAAGAGCGCTGTACCAGAGCGAAAAACTGCACAGCGCCGCCGCCAACAGCCAGGGCCAGCTGCGCATTATTCGCACCCGGGATGATCTGCGCAGCTATCTGGCTGACCGCGAAAAGCAGCCCAAACAGCTGGCCGGCCTGCTCGCCACGGAGGGCCTGCACCCGCTGCAAGGCCAGCTGGAAAACATCGACAAACTGTATGACGCCGGTTTCCGCATGACCGGCCTGACGCACTTCTTTGACAACGAGGTCGGCGGCTCCGCCCATGGCATCGACAAAGGTGGTCTGACCGACTTTGGCCGCCAGGTGATTCCGCGTCTGCAACAAAAGCACATGCTGGTTGATCTGGCCCACGCCTCCAAGCCGCTAATCGACGATGTACTGGCGATCAGCACCCAGCCTGTGGTGGTGTCCCATACCGGGGTTGCCGGCACCTGCCCGGGGCCACGCAACCTGACCGACCAACACCTCAAGGCGATCGCCGCCACCGGTGGCATTATCGGCATCGGCTACTGGGATGGCGCCGTCTGCGACCCGTCGATCAACAACATCATCAAGGCGATTCGCTACAGCGCCGACCTGGTCGGCGTCGAACATGTGGCGCTGGGTTCGGATTATGACGGCGCCACCAGCGTGCCGTTCGACACCACCGGCCTGGTGCAGATCACCCAGGGCCTGCTGGATGCGGGCTTCAGCGAGCAAGAGATTGCCGCGATCATGGGTGGCAATATCCGCGATCTGTTGCTGAAAACCCTGCCGCAATCATGA
- a CDS encoding gamma-glutamyltransferase family protein, translating to MFKAIRLIALLALCASAALFFFTTAEILPYADKTRSEKALVAGEQYAVVTGTPWATQAAMKVLDNQGSACDAAVAALLMLNVTHGEASAFGGVAPTLYYDAENRSVRSYIGAGKAPAAASISSFTDTGDKVIPSLDIRAQLVPAGPDVIAALLQECGNKSFAELAAPAIALARNGFPMHAIMHRNMDLPWYQRLGMRILLPSTAAVWLPHGWWQPVRLHQKMTFPDLANTLQNMADAETRAREQGRSRKQAIEAMRDYFYRGPIAGQIAQFHRDHNGLLTENDLQNYQGGWEQPIIGQIGDYTFFGNGTWSQGIMEPLVLQILQPLPLRAMGHNSPEYIHTVTQAIELAMSDRDTYVADPDFVAVPVDVLLSPAYALERQSQMTTRAFQGPAPAGEIAGFGGKRQGRQQDASGTRQTLQNLTRFAAGQDTSQISIVDQRGNAVVITPSDFPKSPMLPATGINLGDRMTQFQLDPGHVNALQPGKRPRITPHSVMVFRDGRFLLAFSTPGGDMQAQALVQVFLNMSVFGMDIQQAIAAPRFYSINSPSSFSPHDSTPGGLRLERSLYLQQTDALTALGYRTQEDPDWDKDFGAVGGILRSEDGKLLAGADPREETTAAAH from the coding sequence ATGTTCAAAGCCATACGCTTGATTGCCTTGCTGGCACTTTGCGCCAGCGCAGCATTATTCTTTTTCACTACCGCCGAAATACTCCCCTACGCGGATAAAACCCGCAGTGAAAAGGCGCTGGTAGCTGGCGAGCAGTACGCCGTGGTAACCGGAACGCCCTGGGCCACGCAGGCGGCCATGAAGGTCCTGGACAATCAGGGCAGCGCCTGTGACGCAGCTGTTGCGGCGCTGCTGATGCTCAACGTCACCCACGGCGAGGCCTCTGCCTTCGGTGGTGTTGCGCCAACCCTGTACTACGATGCCGAAAACCGCAGCGTTCGCTCCTATATCGGCGCAGGCAAGGCGCCGGCCGCAGCGTCCATCAGCAGTTTCACCGACACCGGCGACAAGGTAATACCCAGTCTCGACATCCGCGCCCAGCTGGTTCCAGCCGGCCCGGACGTGATCGCCGCGCTGCTGCAGGAGTGCGGCAACAAGTCCTTTGCCGAACTGGCCGCGCCGGCAATCGCCCTGGCGCGCAACGGTTTTCCGATGCACGCGATCATGCACCGGAACATGGATCTGCCTTGGTACCAGCGCCTGGGCATGCGCATCCTGCTGCCCAGCACGGCCGCAGTCTGGCTGCCCCATGGCTGGTGGCAACCGGTCCGGCTACACCAGAAAATGACCTTCCCCGACCTGGCCAATACCTTGCAGAACATGGCCGATGCCGAAACCCGTGCGCGGGAACAAGGGCGGTCACGCAAACAGGCCATTGAAGCCATGCGCGACTACTTTTACCGCGGCCCGATTGCCGGGCAAATCGCGCAATTCCACCGTGACCACAACGGCTTGCTGACTGAAAACGATCTGCAGAACTACCAGGGCGGCTGGGAGCAGCCGATTATCGGGCAGATCGGCGACTACACCTTCTTCGGTAACGGCACCTGGTCGCAAGGCATCATGGAACCGCTGGTACTGCAGATTCTCCAGCCGCTGCCGTTGCGCGCCATGGGCCACAACAGCCCTGAATACATCCACACAGTGACCCAGGCCATCGAACTGGCGATGAGCGACCGCGACACCTACGTTGCCGATCCCGATTTTGTAGCGGTGCCGGTCGATGTGCTGCTCAGCCCGGCATACGCCCTTGAGCGACAGTCGCAAATGACCACCAGGGCCTTTCAGGGACCGGCTCCGGCAGGTGAGATAGCCGGCTTTGGCGGCAAACGCCAGGGCCGGCAACAGGACGCTTCCGGCACTCGCCAGACGCTGCAGAATCTGACCCGCTTCGCCGCAGGTCAGGACACTTCGCAAATCTCGATTGTTGACCAGCGCGGCAATGCTGTGGTCATAACTCCTTCGGATTTCCCCAAAAGCCCGATGCTGCCCGCTACGGGGATCAACCTTGGTGACCGTATGACCCAGTTCCAGCTGGACCCGGGGCACGTCAATGCATTGCAGCCGGGCAAAAGGCCGCGGATCACGCCGCATTCGGTGATGGTGTTCAGGGACGGCAGGTTTCTGCTGGCGTTCAGCACCCCCGGCGGCGACATGCAGGCACAGGCGCTGGTTCAGGTATTCCTGAACATGAGCGTGTTCGGCATGGATATCCAGCAAGCCATAGCCGCACCGCGCTTTTACAGCATCAATTCACCCTCGTCTTTTTCACCCCACGACTCCACGCCGGGCGGACTCAGGCTGGAGCGCTCGCTGTATCTGCAACAGACTGATGCTTTGACAGCACTGGGTTACCGGACGCAGGAAGATCCCGACTGGGATAAAGACTTCGGCGCTGTGGGTGGCATACTCCGCAGCGAAGACGGCAAACTGCTCGCCGGTGCCGACCCCCGGGAGGAAACCACGGCAGCGGCACATTGA
- a CDS encoding alpha/beta hydrolase: MHQPLIIEPRQKADACVIWLHGLGADRYDFLPVAEALQEVLPSTRFVLPQAPTRAVTINAGYAMPSWYDILAMSPARAINREQLEGSTLQLIRLIEAQRDSGIDPARIILAGFSQGGAVVLHCAFLRWQGPLGGVLALSTYAPTFDAALQLPEEKQQLPTFFLHGSQDEVVNPAMGRAAYDFLAERGVAAAWQEYPMGHEVLPSEIRDIGYWLNARLRLLC, translated from the coding sequence ATGCACCAACCGCTGATTATTGAACCCAGACAAAAAGCCGATGCCTGCGTGATCTGGCTGCACGGCCTGGGGGCAGACCGCTACGACTTCCTGCCTGTCGCCGAAGCCTTGCAGGAAGTACTGCCCAGTACACGCTTCGTACTCCCCCAGGCACCCACCAGGGCAGTCACCATCAATGCGGGGTATGCCATGCCCAGCTGGTACGACATCCTGGCCATGAGCCCGGCACGGGCGATCAATCGCGAACAGCTGGAAGGCTCGACCCTGCAACTGATCCGCCTGATCGAAGCGCAGCGCGATAGCGGCATCGACCCGGCGCGCATCATCCTCGCCGGCTTCTCCCAGGGTGGTGCAGTGGTCTTGCACTGCGCGTTTCTGCGCTGGCAGGGCCCGCTGGGTGGTGTGCTGGCCCTGTCAACCTATGCGCCGACCTTTGACGCCGCCCTGCAGTTGCCGGAAGAAAAACAGCAGCTGCCAACCTTCTTCCTGCACGGCAGTCAGGACGAAGTGGTCAACCCGGCCATGGGCCGTGCCGCCTACGATTTCCTTGCCGAACGCGGCGTTGCTGCTGCCTGGCAGGAATACCCGATGGGCCATGAAGTACTGCCAAGTGAAATCCGCGACATCGGCTACTGGCTCAACGCACGCCTTCGCCTATTATGTTGA
- the moaC gene encoding cyclic pyranopterin monophosphate synthase MoaC, translating into MLTHLDNQGRAHMVDVTDKAVTAREAVAEARIRMLPQTLQMIQQGGHPKGDVFAVARIAGIQAAKKTHDLIPLCHPLLLTSIKVELAAEGDDRVHIVARCKLAGQTGVEMEALTAASVAALTIYDMCKAVDRGMCIEQVRLLEKLGGKSGHYQADSPE; encoded by the coding sequence GTGCTGACTCATCTTGATAATCAGGGCCGTGCCCACATGGTCGATGTCACCGACAAGGCCGTTACCGCCCGTGAAGCCGTGGCCGAAGCGCGCATCCGCATGCTGCCGCAGACCTTGCAGATGATTCAGCAAGGTGGCCACCCCAAGGGTGATGTGTTTGCCGTGGCGCGCATCGCCGGCATCCAGGCGGCGAAGAAAACCCACGATCTGATCCCGCTCTGTCATCCGCTGCTGTTGACCAGTATCAAGGTGGAATTGGCTGCTGAAGGCGATGATCGGGTACATATCGTCGCCCGCTGCAAACTGGCCGGACAGACCGGGGTGGAAATGGAAGCCCTGACCGCTGCCAGTGTTGCCGCACTGACCATCTATGACATGTGCAAGGCAGTCGATCGCGGCATGTGCATCGAGCAGGTGCGCTTGCTGGAAAAACTTGGCGGCAAGAGCGGCCACTACCAGGCCGATTCACCAGAGTAG
- a CDS encoding amino acid ABC transporter substrate-binding protein, giving the protein MKMMKSTLAIVTAAAALGLSGIAQAGATLDAVTKKGYIQCGISDGLPGFSYADAKGNYLGLDVDVCRAVAAAVFGDASKVRYSPLTAKERFTALQSGEVDILSRNTTWTSSRDAGLGLNFAGVNYYDGQGFLVNKKLGVTSAKELDGATVCIQAGTTTELNLADYFRANGMKYTPITYDTSDESATSLESGRCDVLTSDQSQLYAQRIKLGAPADYIVLPEVISKEPLGPVVRQGDDEWFNIVRWSHFAMLGAEELGVTSANVEELAKTTKNPDIARMLGAEGDFGKDLKLPKDWVVKIVKQVGNYGESFDRNVGAGSDLKIERGLNAQWNKGGLQYSPPIR; this is encoded by the coding sequence ATGAAAATGATGAAATCCACTTTAGCAATCGTGACTGCTGCTGCAGCACTCGGTCTGAGTGGCATCGCACAAGCGGGTGCCACTCTTGATGCCGTGACGAAAAAAGGCTACATACAGTGTGGTATCAGTGATGGTCTGCCAGGCTTTTCCTATGCAGATGCCAAGGGCAATTATCTGGGCCTCGATGTGGATGTTTGCCGTGCCGTAGCTGCCGCAGTATTCGGTGATGCCTCCAAGGTTCGTTACAGCCCGCTGACTGCCAAAGAGCGGTTCACCGCCTTGCAATCCGGTGAGGTGGATATTCTCTCGCGCAACACCACCTGGACCAGTTCCCGCGATGCCGGTCTGGGCCTGAACTTTGCCGGCGTGAACTATTACGACGGCCAGGGCTTCCTGGTGAACAAGAAGCTCGGTGTTACCAGCGCCAAGGAACTCGACGGGGCGACCGTTTGTATCCAGGCCGGTACCACTACCGAGTTGAATCTGGCTGACTACTTCCGTGCCAACGGCATGAAGTACACCCCGATTACTTACGATACCTCCGACGAAAGCGCCACTTCCCTGGAGTCCGGCCGTTGTGACGTGCTGACCTCCGACCAGTCGCAACTCTATGCACAGCGTATCAAGCTGGGCGCGCCTGCTGATTACATCGTGTTGCCGGAAGTGATCTCGAAAGAGCCACTGGGTCCGGTCGTGCGTCAAGGTGATGACGAGTGGTTCAATATTGTCCGCTGGAGCCATTTCGCCATGCTCGGTGCCGAAGAACTGGGTGTGACCTCGGCCAACGTCGAAGAGCTGGCCAAAACCACCAAGAATCCGGACATTGCCCGGATGCTGGGTGCAGAAGGTGACTTCGGCAAGGATCTGAAACTGCCGAAGGACTGGGTGGTCAAGATCGTCAAGCAAGTAGGCAACTATGGTGAGAGCTTCGACCGTAACGTTGGTGCTGGCAGCGATCTGAAAATCGAACGCGGCCTCAACGCCCAGTGGAACAAGGGTGGCCTGCAGTACTCGCCGCCAATCCGCTGA
- the rhlB gene encoding ATP-dependent RNA helicase RhlB produces the protein MLKALKNMFNKDEKSSSGNAGNHKPSQTEAKLPGNATPGNQDAGEKPGTNERQPRADKPRAPRPPRDKVAKPADTWKLEDFVVEPQEGKTRFHDFKLSPELMHGIHDLGFPYCTPIQAQVLGHTLRGKDAIGRAQTGTGKTAAFLISTITQLLNTPPPKERFMGEPRALIIAPTRELVVQIANDALNLNKYTGLNVMSFVGGMDFDKQLRQLESRYCDILVATPGRLLDFNQRGEVHLDMVEVMVLDEADRMLDMGFIPQVRQIIRQTPIKGERQTMLFSATFTEDVMNLAKQWTTDPAIVEIEPENVASDTVEQHVYAVAGKDKYKLLYNLIAQNNWVRVMVFANRKDEVRRIEERLTRDGISAVQMSGDVPQHKRIKALEGFREGKIRVMVATDVAGRGIHVEAISHVINFTLPETPDDYVHRIGRTGRAGASGTSISFAGEDDAFALPPIEALLGRKINCEQPPAELLVAVPRKH, from the coding sequence GTGCTCAAAGCACTCAAGAACATGTTCAACAAGGACGAAAAGTCCTCGTCTGGAAATGCCGGCAACCACAAGCCGAGCCAAACCGAAGCCAAACTGCCGGGCAATGCAACGCCCGGCAATCAGGATGCTGGCGAAAAGCCGGGCACTAACGAACGCCAGCCGCGTGCAGACAAGCCCCGCGCACCCAGGCCGCCACGGGACAAAGTCGCCAAACCTGCAGACACCTGGAAACTGGAGGATTTTGTCGTCGAGCCGCAGGAAGGCAAGACACGCTTCCACGATTTCAAGCTCTCGCCAGAGCTGATGCACGGCATCCACGATCTCGGTTTTCCCTACTGCACACCGATCCAGGCCCAGGTACTCGGCCATACCCTGCGCGGCAAGGATGCTATCGGCCGCGCCCAGACCGGTACCGGCAAGACCGCCGCCTTCCTCATCTCGACCATCACCCAGTTGCTCAACACGCCGCCGCCCAAAGAGCGCTTCATGGGTGAACCACGCGCACTGATTATTGCCCCGACCCGTGAACTGGTGGTGCAGATCGCCAATGACGCACTGAACCTGAACAAGTACACCGGGCTGAATGTCATGAGCTTCGTCGGCGGCATGGATTTCGACAAGCAGTTGCGCCAGCTGGAATCCCGCTATTGCGACATCCTGGTCGCCACTCCCGGCCGCCTGCTGGACTTCAATCAGCGCGGTGAAGTGCATCTGGACATGGTCGAGGTCATGGTTCTCGATGAAGCCGACCGCATGCTCGACATGGGTTTCATCCCGCAGGTGCGGCAGATCATCCGCCAGACCCCGATCAAGGGCGAGCGGCAGACCATGCTGTTCTCCGCCACCTTCACCGAAGACGTGATGAACCTGGCCAAACAGTGGACCACCGATCCGGCGATTGTCGAGATCGAGCCGGAAAATGTTGCCAGTGACACGGTCGAGCAGCATGTTTACGCCGTTGCCGGCAAAGACAAGTACAAGCTGCTGTACAACCTGATCGCGCAAAACAACTGGGTCCGTGTGATGGTGTTTGCCAACCGCAAGGATGAGGTGCGACGCATCGAAGAGCGCCTGACCCGCGACGGCATCAGTGCCGTGCAGATGTCCGGTGACGTGCCGCAACACAAGCGGATCAAGGCACTCGAGGGTTTCCGCGAGGGCAAGATTCGCGTGATGGTGGCAACCGATGTTGCCGGTCGCGGCATCCATGTCGAAGCCATCAGCCACGTGATCAACTTTACCCTGCCGGAAACCCCGGACGACTACGTGCACCGCATCGGCCGTACCGGTCGCGCCGGCGCCAGCGGCACCTCGATCAGTTTTGCCGGCGAGGACGATGCCTTTGCCCTGCCGCCGATCGAAGCCCTGCTCGGGCGCAAGATCAATTGCGAACAGCCACCTGCCGAGTTGCTGGTTGCAGTGCCGCGCAAGCACTGA
- a CDS encoding MoaD/ThiS family protein — translation MLQIQYFARYREILGTDAEQLAWTPEFDSLAALRQHLLARGGVWDVLAEQNLMCARNEELCSLDEPLRDGDEVAFFPTVTGG, via the coding sequence GTGCTGCAGATTCAATATTTCGCCCGTTACCGTGAAATCCTTGGTACGGATGCCGAACAACTGGCCTGGACGCCGGAATTCGATAGTCTCGCTGCGTTGCGCCAGCACCTGCTGGCCCGTGGCGGCGTGTGGGATGTGCTGGCCGAGCAGAACCTGATGTGCGCGCGCAACGAGGAACTGTGCAGTCTGGATGAGCCGTTGCGCGATGGTGACGAAGTGGCGTTTTTCCCCACCGTGACCGGCGGCTAG
- a CDS encoding 3'-5' exonuclease, whose amino-acid sequence MKRLLGWLGRSQAAEVTEAQQARLDALPTPMAPDQRPLQEQRLVVLDLETTGLNTNRDHVLSIGAWVIEDGCIDLGTRYESTLQGDHKVSESILIHGLAPSTIAAGLEPAEALLDFLDFLGDSPVIGYHAPFDQRMLARSLKSNLGYELRHRFFDLAEVAPMLCPQARIYKGGLDAWVEYFSLEVLERHSASADALVTAELALILFSKARQQGINSLAALDEQLGSWRRRQTAHSL is encoded by the coding sequence ATGAAACGCCTGTTAGGCTGGCTTGGCCGCAGCCAGGCCGCAGAAGTCACGGAAGCCCAGCAAGCCCGCCTTGACGCCCTGCCCACCCCTATGGCGCCTGACCAGCGCCCGCTGCAAGAGCAGCGCCTGGTAGTACTGGATCTGGAAACCACCGGACTGAACACCAACCGCGACCACGTGCTGTCGATTGGTGCGTGGGTGATCGAGGACGGCTGCATTGATCTGGGTACGCGCTACGAGAGCACCCTGCAAGGCGATCACAAAGTCAGCGAAAGCATCCTGATTCACGGCCTTGCACCCAGCACCATCGCCGCCGGCCTGGAGCCAGCAGAGGCGCTTCTCGACTTCCTCGACTTTCTCGGTGACAGCCCGGTGATCGGCTATCACGCGCCCTTCGACCAGCGCATGCTGGCACGCTCGCTGAAAAGCAACCTTGGCTATGAGTTGCGGCACCGCTTCTTTGATCTGGCTGAAGTCGCACCCATGCTCTGCCCGCAAGCCAGAATCTATAAAGGCGGACTGGACGCCTGGGTCGAATATTTCAGTCTGGAAGTACTGGAAAGACACAGCGCCAGCGCCGATGCACTGGTCACTGCAGAGCTGGCACTGATCCTGTTCAGCAAAGCCCGCCAGCAGGGCATCAACAGCCTGGCCGCCCTGGATGAGCAGCTCGGCAGCTGGCGCCGCCGACAAACTGCCCACTCGTTGTAA